One segment of Clavelina lepadiformis chromosome 2, kaClaLepa1.1, whole genome shotgun sequence DNA contains the following:
- the LOC143447516 gene encoding C-myc promoter-binding protein-like isoform X4, which translates to MSSEDYPKVAEYFVVAGLTESSQPLEEDLAFPNANHKLSDQKKDPITDICVINKTLEENCPQGFTCIEQTPSGFFADLNHGSLTAPNILLCYRRGKDKPPLIDLGVYYEGLETVRSGISILETTPAGRSANVNNKSGMGSHPIYLTYRRAKDSAPQNSLVVTDICIILTNKGERTPYAFCQIEKNLNKGLIGSSVHLCYKKSMRQVDSISFKAGFMGRYPSDDSGSFSLPATVPLFCLPMGATVECWSSKTKHPLPTFSSFVLTTETSEKVFGAVVSFYESYPEDKLSEQEKFKLGVLRGDGQRSRATKTIHTNKAICLLSRWPMFNVFRDFLMYLYRMTVSPIAHPVPVERHIAHFIHNIPFPTSARPRVQYQMSPMHLTILTRPQITPIPLSGASFLALLDDLGPENTIALIVLALTEHKIVIHSLRPAEITCVAEALITLLFPFKWQCTYVPLCPLEMAYVLEAPTPFIVGVDSRYFDLYEPPSDVACVNLDTNSITLLEEKKHISWKLLPRKPAKLLRSTLQRYFKEVKECPREESVGFASSSILDPELTRTERHRQLELAIQEAVLKLMASLMKGYRQYLLPITEAPGAGTTDPGSLFNIQEFLRSRDRASQRFFSAHIGTQLFSSFIEERSLTSIGGGEVAAGRLSSLVFFDECIDRIGPEHAVESVKLIEADDSLKSEHTVMIMPPDETGLPPGVGYQYTTFPELQDELFVLDEPESDQDQRNGSLVRKRRKSDTFTFGRRTKQEVRTLNKISKLHSGDSRLWARLLLSHTYGAWFACLPAFVVECRHKDAALRTAHDALRSLKDKNCTPLPDETYYRMLFHLCAVYNKPALAVRLFQFVRKTGTQLSAITYGLYNKAVLEGTWPASNRDGYMLWLKLRNVFLAVNKFRYGIRRQSTVLTGSDVSSDFETASNTSVESQPQVAEKQSEKTQSLPSSPKVEDKTSAKKQRPLLSNADDDRKSTGGQSDHGYSSMPKDQVRRGSAHTNIKSHPNKKTTAKNASDDNGTVSGKQFEHITSSRSIQPPRTLNILASNGIDVAAVTDPGLKSDETLVNGETGDHFLLMPDSQINKDDISPHRPRSSPVSPGLHRKLGHARSIVKSTSSDGGSFSDGEDLSPPECPFINHDGDDNGVECSQPSYTCLSLPACGVTNNGVFQAVLVNGDSDVHTVNGTGSSLLLAPAILSNHKLKSIAAGKLHGFSVIKSSEHVLNDEVNLTEELVGLGDSTTNVKCDVSSVNLKQTTLPPVIEVTDNHTIKSAEKPAQNTCESKTVDITGLTSPMLSPAANDDVFHGREDHAQSSKDTPKSQSHEEKVVSADTRTPKMFSSASENLLGSSCISNSSGSPATPEMTSLFGGDSKFLLSLSDSDQKRYQELCSHRPSSSDPDNKDRSRSTRHGSLMLSSSHLRGRSSTALGSSTGVISPLIGQNCFSGGSQPNTPTARPNFDRLTAEDLGSPAVSNILGARSGSGSILMHKRNSPSRLLGTSGSPSHRKSSRKMAGSNTLAIVDGVAMLTSTPLKPVVEPQHNPLVNANEKGRDSTPQANKQTEDLILKPTASLKSKDSQKKKQPISRQDISNLAEDPLSPLSDKPAHPLATVDANHKTNGEKSNSLSRHLVDEIEDYLQKDALVRCSSDATLTVHQQERIAKSNENLSETSSEQKLHRKNSLPSHSPTTQRKNASPPTLQRSTTFHNDHSESAKSWFGSGSRLNSLLKATTYGMATKAKKVATNFAKDLNETMQASLSYYTPEKVKGSLSDLSFRSSQDDLSKGLSDALSSKKHLLDADHYSSQSSLRSCESIHSAMDINQAQADKVSRRVGGKKSRKKLDRPLSMPHFDSSSSARAPAPPLASSSLSVPGGATAPDLNITASMTSLNSKATYDVEVTISSCSKCHKCDSLVYDEEIMAGWIPDESNLNTHCPFCNSLFVPFLNIEIKDYRLSHQRSSLHLFKASSPQKSDTTKDNLLSPVVETYAGTHNLPLTPDLSQPVQEDTKENNKSSSEIDNVGLSDSADAILTPPPTPNANPTSDNSSPTTQKELPAHHSIDPLRQNSETSDLPSSPQKTGETTDNISESLSVDASEVQSLDGQSIPMAPIELEPVTVPYLSSLVLRKELESLLENEGTTVLNEPGFVDHHPIIYWNLVWYFRRLNLHSNLYNLLLQSQLVLSGSNKSLSISSQSQNMKSTIIINLMWDNLKLHDSAEKPPLYCVWHQIIVQGMSDANRSYSNSFLENIKESIMQDDVRGPLVAVLNELRAQQGLRRSAYREILYLVIIALGKASIDVDAFDREYERAYKALTKEELLLTEKCDRPPSNHAMDCRGIFGDLDLYK; encoded by the exons ATGTCCTCTGAGGACTATCCTAAAGTTGCCGAATACTTTGTGGTTGCTGGATTAACAGAATCGTCGCAGCCACTAGAAGAGGACCTTGCATTTCCAAATGCCAATCACAAACTAAGTGACCAGAAGAAGGATCCAATAACAGATATTTGTGTCATTAACAA AACTCTTGAAGAAAATTGCCCGCAAGGATTTACATGCATTGAACAAACTCCTTCTGGATTTTTTGCTGATTTGAATCATGGAAGTTTAACTGCTCCtaatattttgttatgttaCCGAAGAGGAAAAGATAAGCCGCCATTGATTGATCTTGG AGTGTATTACGAGGGCCTTGAAACGGTGAGATCAGGCATATCTATACTTGAGACAACACCTGCTGGTCGATCAGCCAATGTCAATAATAAAAGTG GTATGGGAAGCCACCCTATCTATTTGACATACAGAAGAGCAAAAGACTCAGCACCTCAGAATTCTTTGGTTGTCACTGATATTTGCATAATCTTGACCAACAAGGGAGAAAGAACGCCCTATGCATTTTGtcaaatagaaaaaaatttgaataaagGATTG ATTGGTTCAAGTGTACATCTGTGTTACAAGAAGTCAATGAGGCAAGTGGACTCCATATCATTCAAAGCAG gtTTTATGGGACGATATCCATCTGATGACAGTGGATCATTTTCACTGCCCGCCACAGTGCCACTCTTCTGTCTCCCCATGGGTGCTACTGTTGAGTGCTGGTCCAGTAAAACCAAACATCCCTTGCCtactttttcttcatttgtGCTCACAACTGAAACTTCAGAAAAG GTTTTTGGTGCcgttgtttcattttatgaAAGTTATCCTGAAGATAAATTATCGGAACAAGAAAAGTTCAAGCTTGGTGTACTACGTGGTGATGGTCAGCGATCTCGTGCCACCAAGACTATCCACACCAACAAAGCAATTTGCTTGTTATCACGCTGGCcaatgtttaatgtttttcgAGATTTTTTAATGTATCTTTACAGAATGACAGTATCACCAATCGCACATCCTGTACCTGTCGAACG GCATATTGCTCATTTCATTCATAATATCCCATTTCCCACATCAGCAAGACCTCGAGTTCAGTATCAA ATGTCTCCTATGCATTTGACCATTTTAACCAGACCTCAAATTACTCCCATTCCTTTAAG tGGTGCTTCATTCTTAGCTTTACTGGATGACTTAGGACCAGAAAACACTATTGCACTCATAGTTCTTGCTCTAACGGAACACAAAATTGTTATTCATTCTTTGAGACCTGCAGAAATAACATGTGTAGCTGAAGCTTTAATCACT CTATTATTTCCATTCAAATGGCAATGCACATATGTTCCATTGTGCCCACTGGAGATGGCTTACGTTTTGGAAGCCCCTACTCCTTTTATAGTTGGAGTTGACTCAAGATACTTCGACTTGTATGAACCCCCTTCTGATGTGGCATGTGTTAACCTTGACACCAACAGTATCACTCT TTTAGAAGAGAAGAAGCACATATCCTGGAAGTTGTTGCCACGGAAACCTGCCAAGCTACTTCGTTCGACTCTTCAGCGTTATTTCAAAGAAGTAAAGGAGTGTCCACGTGAAGAATCCGTGGGATTCGCATCCTCATCCATCCTTGATCCAGAATTGACTCGCACAGAACGACATCGTCAACTTGAACTTGCCATCCAA GAAGCGGTGCTTAAGTTGATGGCATCTCTAATGAAAGGCTATCGGCAATATTTGCTTCCGATTACTGAAGCTCCAGGGGCAGGCACTACTGACCCTGGCTCTCTTTTCAACATTCAAG AATTTCTTCGAAGTCGCGATCGTGCTAGTCAGCGCTTTTTTAGTGCTCACATAGGAACTCAGTTATTTTCTTCCTTCATCGAGGAACGTTCTCTCACATCCATTGGCGGAGGAGAAGTGGCTGCTGGTCGTTTGTCAAGCCTCGTCTTCTTTGACGAATGCATTGATCGTATTGGACCTGAGCATGCAGTAGAATCAGTTAAACTCATCGAAGCAGACGACTCACTCAAAAG TGAGCATACAGTGATGATCATGCCCCCGGACGAAACTGGACTGCCTCCAGGTGTTGGATACCAATATACTACTTTTCCCGAACTTCAGGATGAGCTATTTGTGCTTGACGAACCGGAATCAGACCAAGACCAACGAAACGGGAGTCTTGTCAGGAAAAGACGGAAGTCTGACACTTTTACTTTTGGCAGAAGAACAAAGCAggaagttagaactttgaatAAG ATATCTAAGCTTCATAGTGGTGATTCACGATTGTGGGCACGCTTACTGCTCAGCCACACATACGGCGCCTGGTTTGCCTGCCTACCTGCATTTGTAGTGGAATGCAGGCACAAGGATGCTGCATTGAGAACAGCTCATGATGCCCTGCGTAGTTTAAAAGATAAGAACTGTACTCCTTTGCCAGACGAGACCTACTACCGAATGCTCTTTCACCTCTGTGCTGTTTATAACAAACCCGCCTTGGCCGTTCGCCTGTTTCAATTTGTTCGTAAAACTGGCACACAGCTTAGTGCAATCACATATGGGTTATACAACAAAGCCGTGCTGGAAGGAACTTGGCCAGCTTCAAACCGAGATGG ATACATGTTGTGGCTAAAGTTGCGCAATGTATTTTTGGCGGTGAACAAATTTCGCTATGGCATTCGGCGTCAGTCAACAGTCCTTACAGGTTCTGATGTCAGTTCTGATTTTGAAACTGCTAGCAATACAAGTGTGGAGAGCCAGCCTCAGGTTGCTGAAAAGCAGTCTGAAAAGACGCAAAGTTTGCCAAGCAGTCCCAAAGTTGAGGACAAAACAagtgcaaaaaaacaaagaccATTGCTGTCGAATGCTGATGATGATCGCAAAAGTACAG GAGGTCAGAGTGACCATGGTTATAGCTCCATGCCCAAGGATCAAGTTCGACGTGGTTCCGCCcacacaaacataaaatcacATCCTAACAAGAAAACCACTGCAAAGAATGCAAGTG ATGATAATGGTACCGTCAGTGGAAAGCAATTTGAACATATTACCTCCAGTCGAAGCATTCAGCCACCGCGTACATTAAATATACTTGCCAGCAATGGTATTGATGTTGCTGCGGTCACAGATCCAGGATTGAAAAGTGATGAAACATTAGTCAATGGTGAAACGGGTGATCATTTTCTGCTTATGCCAGATTCACAAATCAATAAAG ATGATATTTCACCTCATCGACCTCGTTCATCGCCCGTATCACCGGGCTTGCACAGAAAGCTGGGTCATGCACGGTCCATCGTTAAGTCGACAAGTAGTGATGGTGGGTCTTTTAGCGACGGTGAGGACCTATCACCTCCTGAATGCCCCTTTATTAATCATGATGGAGATGATAATGGTGTAGAATGTAGTCAACCGTCTTATACTTGCTTATCTCTCCCTGCTTGCGGTGTCACTAACAATGGTGTGTTTCAAGCTGTGCTTGTGAATGGCGATTCGGATGTCCATACTGTCAATGGTACCGGTTCCTCTTTGCTGCTTGCACCTGCTATTCTCAGCAATCACAAACTGAAATCCATAGCTGCAGGCAAATTGCATGGCTTCTCTGTAATTAAGAGCAGTGAACACGTTTTAAATGATGAAGTTAATCTGACTGAAGAGCTTGTTGGTCTAGGTGATTCGACCACAAACGTCAAATGTGATGTTAGTAGCGTAAATCTAAAACAAACCACACTGCCTCCTGTAATTGAAGTCACTGATAATCATACCATCAAGTCTGCCGAAAAGCCAGCACAAAACACTTGTGAGAGTAAAACTGTTGACATAACAG GTCTAACTTCTCCCATGTTATCACCTGCTGCAAATGACGATGTTTTTCATGGACGAGAAGATCACGCACAGAGTTCAAAAGACACACCAAAG AGTCAAAGCCACGAAGAAAAAGTTGTGTCAGCAGATACCAGAActccaaaaatgttttcaagtgCGAGTGAGAATTTACTTGGAAGTAGTTGCATTTCAAATTCATCTGGGTCGCCTGCAACTCCTGAAATGACTAGTTTGTTTGGAGGCGACTCAAAGTTTCTGCTCAGTTTGAGTGACTCCGATCAGAAACGTTATCAAGAACTCTGCTCTCATCGTCCTTCCAGTTCAGATCCGGACAACAAAGATCGTTCCCGTTCCACAAGACATGGCTCCCTCATGCTCAGTTCAAGTCATTTGAGGGGTCGATCCAGCACTGCCTTGGGCTCAA gCACTGGAGTTATAAGCCCTTTGATTGGGCAGAACTGTTTTTCTGGAGGCAGTCAGCCTAACACTCCAACTGCTAGACCGAATTTTGATCGACTTACTGCAGAGGATTTGGGCAGTCCAGCAGTGAGCAACATATTAGGAGCcag GTCGGGAAGTGGAAGCATATTAATGCACAAAAGAAACTCACCCAGCAGGTTGCTTGGGACATCTGGCTCTCCATCTCACCGGAAAAGTTCCAGAAAAATGGCAG GAAGCAATACACTAGCCATTGTAGATGGTGTGGCAATGTTAACCAGCACACCCTTGAAACCAGTGGTCGAACCACAACACAATCCACTGGTTAACGCCAATGAAAAAGGGAGGGATTCTACACCTCAAG CAAACAAACAGACTGAAGATTTGATTTTGAAACCCACAGCTTCGTTGAAGTCGAAAGATTCACAGAAAAAAAAGCAGCCAATTTCCAGACAAGACATAAGCAATTTAGCAGAGGATCCACTGTCTCCATTATCTGACAAACCTGCACATCCTCTTGCCACGGTTGATGCtaatcataaaacaaatgGTGAAA AATCAAATAGCCTTAGCAGACATCTGGTTGATGAGATTGAAgattatttgcaaaaagatGCTTTAGTTCGTTGTTCCTCTGATGCCACTCTGACTGTACATCAGCAAGAAAGGATTGCTaaatcaaatgaaaatttaagT gAGACTTCTTCAGAACAAAAGCTTCACAGAAAGAACAGTTTGCCATCACACAGTCCAACCACACAGAGAAAGAATGCCAGTCCCCCTACATTGCAGAG GTCCACCACATTTCACAATGATCACAGTGAATCTGCAAAATCTTGGTTTGGTTCTGGTTCGAGGCTTAACAGTTTACTGAAAGCAACTACATATGGCATGGCAACAAAAGCTAAAAAGGTGGCcacaaactttgcaaaagATCTAAACGAGACTATGCAAGCTAGTCTTTCCTATTACACCCCAGAAAAA GTTAAGGGCTCATTATCAGACCTCAGTTTCCGAAGTTCACAGGATGACTTAAGTAAGGGATTGTCCGACGCATTGTCATCCAAGAAACACCTACTTGATGCCGATCACTACAGCAGCCAGTCAAGTTTGAGAAGTTGTGAAAGCATTCATAGTGCCATGGACATCAATCAAG CTCAAGCAGATAAAGTTTCCAGAAGAGTTGGTGGTAAGAAATCTCGGAAGAAGCTTGACCGGCCACTAAGCATGCCtcattttg ATTCATCATCATCTGCAAGAGCTCCTGCTCCACCTCTGGCCTCCTCATCATTGTCTGTCCCTGGCGGAGCAACTGCTCCAGATCTTAATATTACCGCCTCAATGACGTCACTAAACAGCAAG GCGACATATGATGTGGAGGTGACAATCAGCAGTTGTTCAAAATGTCACAAGTGTGATTCCCTGGTCTATGATGAGGAGATCATGGCAGGATGGATACCTGATGAGTCCAATCTAAATACACA ttgCCCTTTTTGCAATTCCTTGTTTGTTCCATTTCTCAATATTGAAATTAAG GATTACCGATTATCACACCAAAGGTCAAGCCTTCATCTGTTCAAAGCATCTTCTCCTCAGAAGTCAGACACCACAAAAGACAATCTTCTTTCTCCAGTGGTCGAGACATATGCTGGAACACACAATCTTCCACTTACTCCTGACTTAAGCCAACCTGTACAGGAAGATACCaaagaaaataacaaatcTTCATCAGAAATTGATAATGTTGGGCTGAGTGATTCTGCAGATGCGATCCTTACCCCTCCTCCCACTCCAAATGCAAATCCAACATCGGACAATTCATCACCTACCACTCAGAAAGAGTTACCTGCTCATCATTCTATTGATCCACTACGTCAAAACTCGGA GACATCTGATTTACCATCCTCTCCTCAGAAGACTGGTGAAACAACAGACAACATCTCA GAATCTCTCAGCGTTGACGCAAGCGAGGTTCAATCACTTGATGGTCAGTCAATACCTATGGCTCCAATTGAGCTGGAGCCGGTAACTGTACCTTACCTGAGTTCATTGGTTCTTCGTAAAGAACTTGAGAGCTTGTTGGAAAATGAGGGGACTACGGTTTTAAATGAACCTGGTTTTGTTGACCAC